tgcaggatttttttatatgatATATATTAGTAGTAGCGGTGATAAAAGCAATATTAACGCGATAATTACAATGATTGAtgatgaaatgtttttttttgcaggtATTTTTGCTCACACAATGCAGGAATTCACATGGTAACAGTGACAATGATAACACAATTGGAGGAATATCTCAATGCCAATGAAGGTATTTTTAATCTTAGACCGTGAAAGAAGCATTTAGTTTTGTTCATCAGCAATGATGAACAAAACTAAATACTTCTCTAATTAAGGACCAATTTAAATACTCAATACTCGACCATTTAATATTTAGTATTTAGAAACTTGGAAGAATTTTAGATACTTCAATACGTAGTAATTCCTAAATACTAATCGGTCAGGTATTTGGTATTTAGTTCTCTTCCAAATGCTAAAACTTGATACATTTTAACATTTAGTCTTCAGTATTTACAATCAGTATTTTCAAGAGAAGGAAGTGCCCCATCTGTAAAAAAAAGTTCCCAATTTCAAGCTGCAGTCGACCCTGATATGGAAATAAACCTTCGGGTCAACTTTGCATTGGGCATCAATTACTTTCAAgcattatgatttttaaaaatatccataaaaatattttttcatttatcctaTAGCCCTCTTTGAATTAACACGCATTGATCTttgtaatgaaaatatatttcgttCGAAGGAGAGACTTGAAATGCTCACCCAGGTTAAATAATCTATTGAACattcaaattgaatttcttGATCTGATGCCTGTACCTGAACCTGTTGTAGCCGTGCCTAAATTAGTATTAATTAGAGCTATaagacaaatgaaaaattaactcTGACTGATCTGGTTGATAAGTGGCGGCAGGTCGCAAGAACAATTCGGGTCGTCTACTACATATGTTGATTCTGTGTAGAGAGGCCGTCAAATGCTAATGCTTAGATTTGACTCTATTTACCCATGATATCAAAGCCTTCGGGTGTTTAATACCTTTGTACCATGGCTTGTAACTCTTTGTGTAAAAGTTTTCAACATATTCCACGCTTTTACGATTTACTTCCACTTGGCATCTACTTTCTGTTAtcgtattttgtttttcatcgtTCCGGTATTTGGGCCTGAGTTGGGAGAAACCAGAAAACTGGTGTCATCATACTGCGATGCTTCGTTCGCTAATTTACCAGTCGTCTTATTACATTCGATTCCTCTGTGTGTGGGACTCCAAAAGAGTAGTATATAGATTTTGTGATggttattatttttgaatttcataTATTTCGACTTTGTATCTAAAAGATAGGAAGTTGATGAGGAAGCTGAAGTCTTTGTATAGGATAGCTAAGTCCAGAGCCATGTCGTCGAGTCTTCCTTAATTCATGCTGATAATTTCTTCGCTTTTATTATTCTAGAAAATGCGGATCTCAGTTTACCCAGTTCTCTCCTCCCGTCAAGCATTCAATATTTACTGTGCACAAGAACAAAATACTCAGGGAATAAAGAAGCAACTCCTGTCCTTGGATTCGGATTGCTCCAGCAGCCTTGTTCACTATTAATTGCACTGCTTCATTCCGGGATTATTGTTGACTTATCCGTAGTTGACAGGGATTACCTTCCGAATGTTGATTGTCGAGAACCAGCAGTCAGTTCGAGTAAAAAGGTATTAGTCTCGAATTCGTCCTAAgagtgtgaaaaaataatgaaatttttacttCTTGTACACCAGGTGACCAGAGAGCCATTCGACATTTACATTGCAAATCTTTTAAAACATGATTCAGCATCTCAACCAATCACCAAACTTGGCACAACGAAACTCTCTGGAAAAGAATACTTGGAGGTAAAAACCTTAATTAtgtattttgaatttataagGTCCTATGAAATAGACTGAACTATGTGGAATAGACAGCTtgggtttttatattttgtctggaacaaaaaaatgaaaattccctaaaaaatatagtacttgtttttttttaattttttaatttcgtgtTAGAATAATTGCCATAAATGCAAAGCCGATAGTGCCTGATATGAGcgaggaggagagagagagggcagTGCTAtaaaagtaaataattttctgaggGGTTCCTAATTCCCACGGTTCTGCACATTATGCGATAAGACTATTGTGACGTATTGGGGCCTCTCAATACGTCATTTGTTTTATCAATATCCAGGGGGATTGACGAATGAATGATGGAATAGAGGCATTCAATCCATCTTTTCTATCGCTCAGACCTTTGGCCTCTGAGGACATGTCACATGCCATTGTGTAGGTCTCATTGAGATCTTCCAATTAGTACCTCATTTTAGCGATTCCATCCCGTAGATCACTATCTATGAACCATAATACAGCGATTTAAGCATGCCACGTTTTGAAAATGGCTATCTTTTTTCGCAGCGTAGTGAGATTTGTTCGGTTTATGGCTATCCCTTTGTAGACATTTTGAGCTAAAGTGAAAATACATTAAATTACCTTGaaattaacataaaaaaattaccctcaatccatcaatttttatatcagTTTTAAGGTAATTCAATGTATTTTTCGCCGCATAGAAAACATCGATACAGGTTTACACATAAATCGAACAAGTCTTACtttcatgaagaaaaaataatgcgaATCAGCACCTTATGGGTAGTTTTATTATGAAAcacataataaaacttgaTGTTGTCTATATCTACCGATCGCTGTCACGTTTTGAAAGTTGTCGTTTTTCTTCTtaataattagatttttttgttttttattcaattctatAGATATGTTTCATGTTTTGGTAACACTATATGAAGTCACCTTAAGATGTATCCTTGCAAGATTTAATGAAGGTAAATTGTTATCAACTGATGGgagtttttatcaaaaaaattatatgctATGATGTTTATACTAAATtcttttcgtaatttttttctgtttaaggggttattctcatgtgaacgcctatattttaccactttttcggaattttttttttatgcgacaacaaacttcaatcatgttgatttttcaatatatttttatttgtattttgaaatatacgaaaaaaattttttttttcgttttttacatttttaacatatatttttttaaagtcaaagtagtccccaacaaaaaaaggtagttcactggtcaaggtgataacggctgttcatgttgtctgacataacaAAATCGAatagattattattcagtagatctgtggctatcgtccctaccaaatataatcaatttcattaaaaacaaaaaaaaatatcgaacttcaaaaaaaaaatcacgaaaatctccttctttttcgttacaaatcgtttaaaaaaaatgtgaagatattgtcgaaaataaacaattgtggtagggacgataactataaatgagtagaagaacatatgtaaattttaaagcaatcggttgaatactttttcttgtaggaccttgaccgtttcagaaaatgatgattcgagaaaaacgcgtttaaagttgaaagcctggtagacaatcgcttacgacacgtcggcgactatgagctgtaacttatcaaatactatgaatttcggtctgaatttttcacagcatgttttcaataggttttactgtcaaaatataaaaaaaaaaaaaaatcgattttttgaagtgctcacatgagaataaccccttaaaggAATAGATATATACttatttgtattttcaaatcgatcttcgataaaaaatcataaattaatattatgaATAGATTAAGAGCCCGTGATTTTCTGTGAAGTTCTCAGGAGAATGAAATGGTGATTTATAATATTTGGGACAATGGATTTCATTGAGTGCTCGGTGTTAAGAACGATGTCTAATGTGACAGTTACCAAGACATTAGAATGAATGGCACCCATCCTTAATATTTTCAAGAGTTTCGACTTTGATCGTATTATGTCCCTTTCTTTACGAACGATTCATACGTTAGCAAACAATTGTATTTATGGCATTTACATATGGACAAGATCATGCACTCATGGATAGTTCACGCGAAGTGTGCATCTGGACTCGTAAATTTAAAGGGCCGGATCCTatagttttattttcattttttttccagcacatgttcattttttttgtacatcTCTGCTTCATACAAGACTGAACCAATATTtcagataaaatataaatattattgggtGGGGATTAGTAAGTGATGACCTGATGTAAGCCCTGAGGCAATGTTGATACATTTTGTAAACTTCTATTTACACTATTCGATAATGTTGAGTTCACAATAATTTTAGAGTGGGCTGTATAATTGTTGATATAAAAATCGTAGCCATGATAGTTAACCCCCGACACTTCCCTGATGTCGAACCTGATATACACTCATTATTTGATAATGACCGCTTGATATTGCGCCAGAGAATGACCGTTAATACAGAGTGATTGTAACCGAATGTATAAGATGGATTGTTCCTGATTGTGCTTACGAATATACTGCCGGGGAACCGGGCTAGCGGTTTAGCAAGACCCTCTAATGTTGACGATGTTTACCAGAGATTCATTTCTGTGTGTACCGATGCTTCTCGATGACACTTCTGATCGTATTCAGATTTTAAACAGTCTCTCAGATAAATAAACAGATAAATATTtgtcaatttgaaaaatctataatataatattgtaatatttattttagctTTTATATCGAGCAACTCATCTATTTCGTACCAATCACTTCATCAAGCACGATAAAGTACGAGCAGAAATTGCTAAAAAAGTTCGGGTCTTGAAGGATTTGAAGAATCATCAACTGACGGAACTCGATAATTTAACGGAAACAAGAAAACATTTGCACGGAAAAGCTGAGCAATTGGCTGAACGTTACGAGGATATCAAAGATAAGCAAGAAGACCTGGCTAAGAGGTGAGCATAACTAAcatcaattgaaataaatatgaaaatcgTTAACAAAGCATAGAAAATATATAACATTTGGACGTTTCTCTTCTTTGAATTATTTCGTAAACTTCTCTGGGACTGAAGAGGTGATAAAATACGAGTATATCCTTCTTCCTGTCCTCATTATATTTTACTTGCTTGAAGTTATGCCGAATTAATCTCGTTTtattccagttattttcagaatatttacttaattatttattcggcCATTCTGTAATCATCAATGTTGACTTCTCAGCGTCGGTAGTTTGGTATTATTAATACCAATTAACCTACACATATAGAAATATCGCTTGTCTATGTACACTTGTTtatcaacaaataaattttgcaatgtTATTTAAAGACGAAGtctagaaaaaatgaaaaactaaaTTAAGAACGAGCTAAAATTCTATGCTCAAATGAATATTATCATCagagttaaattttttcaaaaacagaattattattaaaacttTACTGATCAATTTGTTATCCCTATTAATATTAGAAGTCATGGGATATTCTTCATttctaaatcaattttttctctgtttTTACCAACTCAACTGGAGTTACACTACTTTAATTATTATCCATTTACCATATATTTTCTTCCACAAATCTAATCAGGGCTGAAGAGGTCTTACGTCTAGTGAATTACAAAGAATTATCCACGGCTGAAAGGGCTGATGCGACACAACTGAAGGACTTGAACCAAAAAGTATCAAAGGAACTGGCTTTTCGGCtagataaattgaaaaagaaagtGGAACAACAGAGGATGCATATGGAGGCCTTCAAAAGagaggagaagaaaaattcttatgtTCTTAGCGCGAAACAAGAAGAAGCTATCAAAAGTAATATTGGACAAATGTACGCAACACTCcaaatcttttatttttagtctCTTCGGCAAATTCAAAATCTAAAtatctcattttatttctagGGGAAAGAGCATCGCCAACATGATTGCTCAAGTAAAGGCTTTCGAAGATGAACtagatatttaaataatctcCCTTTATTCATGTTTTATTGaagttattgaaaataacctGGAATTTCTttcgtaataaataattacattttcattttcacatacatgtaattgatcaattattttccaatcATTAAAAAAGTATCATAATTatctgataatttaattttatgatatAAATGATCAAGGCGAAAATCACGATGTTAAATAACGTCctagttatttttttaattttattgttaattgtatACCGATGTATCGGTGGACTGTTACATTTTCCATgcaaaaagaaagaaaagctCTTTGTATCAATCACCCTACTGGAGAATGGgactttataaaaataaatcaaaaataaatcagaatcaatttttcaatactcAATAAACAtcagaaaattgtaaataaaaaaaattatcatttaaaaaattggagaatcaTTGAAAACTTCAAGAGAATCTTTTCTTTTTCATAAACATTCTAGAAGCTATTCTCCATTGTAAGACAATTGATCTTTAATGTGTCAAACACcgttgataatattttttggacAAGTTAATCGAATCATCAGGTGAATAGATCGGAGTGTAGTCTAAATGAATAGAAGCCCTCGATCGATCGTATAAAAACACTGATCCCACATAGGCAATTAAGCTAGTTGGTGATATGGGATAAACTAATCCCCCGATGAACTTGTTACTGACACTCACAGTCAATTCGACGACCAGAGCGAGTAAATAAGAAACAGGAAGAGGGATACACCAGGATGATCGTTTGATATAGCAGTCACTGTCCTTAGTGATCCTTTCACAGAATCTCGTGATGTCATTCACCTCATCGTCATCAGTTATCGTGATTGGAAGACCAGCGATGGATTGCGGTCGTTCACGGAGAGTATTTTTAGCACAAACTAAACCCCAGGCTGCATTACCTGAAAGTATGACAAAGCAACATAACTCATAATTTGATCAATTCAATCATATGTTGATTTTCTCACCTACGTAAGTCATCTGCTGCTTGCCGCCCTTTCCAGCTAATCTGGGCAAACTATTTCCACATAACTTTCCATATTTCAAAATTCTAGAAATAAATTTAGTGTCTCCTTCTCCATAAAGTAGTGTGGGTCTTATGGATACTGTTTTTAATTTGTCCGTTTCTAAAAGAAAATTACAAGAGAAATAATCAACGCTACTTATCAATTTATAACTTTCTTGTAGAACATGAGATTTAGTGGAATACCATAGTTTAAGTTTATTATTATAAAGTTGGTGGTGCTGATGAGTTACTTCGagagaattattaattcacattcatttttcattttttaaaagccTACAACTAAATTCCGTATGAATAGTGCGAAACCTatcaatattttgttaattttaggaacagtatttttagtttttctgttacaaaagaaaaatactgGAAGGAATAGTCGACGGACTTATTCTTTCTTCACAAACAGATTTCAGTAGTATGAAAAGATAAAGATGATCGACACGTATCTTCATCTATATCGATTGCAAATCACATTATCAAGACAACAATTATGAAACTTGTTGTccgaataaaaattcctctaaagcaaaaaatttttattccttccGGAAATCTTTTATTCTAGATTTTACCAAAAATGACGTATGAAAGGTTTTTCTACAGAATTCACGAAAAATTAGATACAGATAACAGAGAATTATCAACAATGCGAGAGTGTTCATAAGTTTTTTGCACCCAAATTTTGGAGAGAAGAAAAAGTTTATTGTAGCTGTTGATACAACTCACACGAAATGAGTTATTTCAGGGAACACTTGAAGCTTTAAAGAATAAACCGATGATTAGTGACTTCAAGATTAGTACCATTGCTAAGAAGTTCTCCATTAGCCTCTAGGACGATCTTTTCAGCCCTTAATTTCGACACAGCATACGCTCCCATCATCAATCTACTCTCATCGTCTGGAGTCCTTAGTTTAGAttctttttcataaattaccATGGCTACAATTCCGCCTTTGATGTATGATCTTAATGTGACCTCAGTCGTACTGCAATAGATCAATCGTTGTACGTTTTGATCTATACATAGCTTTACCACATTTTCTGTAActgcaaaaattcaattatttgtactgagagaaaaatataattttgccgaatcaaatattcttcagacaagaatttaaagcaGATTTTacaatggaaatttcgggACTTTGTTTGTCCAAAACAAATACAATTgacaaaatgatatttttctctctgagcGATCAGAGATATTCGCAGATTACCTCAAAGTTTGGAGGAGACTAAAAATTTCTGCCATGATTTTTCgagtaaataaaatacaattcgaggatattcattttttctttcaatttttggtcggacgacagcaaaattttcattctattgaggttttttttagtttttctacATAATTGATGAAATATGTCTATTCTAaggcatttttttcataaatagcTTAGAATTactggattattattcaattattattggtACAAGAATGCCTTagagttatttaaaaaaatcaaaatactcAGTGCACCCTCTTTCCTTGTTGACGAGAGCAATTTGGTTTTTGAAGTAACTGTTAGCAAATTTATCTAAAAATGAAAGGAGGATCAGACAgccttcatttcatttttgtttctttcaatgttttttttaaaataaaatatcaaaaccAGAACCGAGCTACTAATCGAAACCAAATTCAAGCCTAGCCTCGTTGAGCTAGACTAGACCAAATGAATAATCCCTTGGCAGACCGAAATCGGTGTAAAATGCTTAGAGTTGTATGCGAAATGTATTGATTTTATAGAGTCTGTAAAAGAATACACACAGGTACTCGCACACCACTACTGATagaaatcaaaataattatatttttctgcaggaatatttttaaatcataatattttcatttgcaatacttctaaaaataatattttgtcgGAGTAATATATGTAcggaatattattattattgattaatatttAGAGAGGTTACCAACTTCACTCTCAAGTCTCTATAGATGGGTTACAAcaattgtttcaataaaaaaaataccatccACATTATTTTTCTGCAATTCTTCATAATTCGGAGGAAAATCGTAAGACACTAATCCAGCACAATGAATCACGACGTCAGCATTTCTGAAAGGACCACGACAGTCTTCAATATTCAACAaatcattgatgaaaaattgaatcttGGCAGAGCCTTCAATTTCACTGCAtccaataattgaataatcttCGAGAGGGACTTTATCTAGCCCCCTAATTTCGGACACTGTTACATCTTGTTGTAGTTGTTTCAACACGTGTTGCCCCAGGAAACCGCATGCACCTGTTGATTGAATATT
This genomic interval from Diachasmimorpha longicaudata isolate KC_UGA_2023 chromosome 4, iyDiaLong2, whole genome shotgun sequence contains the following:
- the LOC135161897 gene encoding 3 beta-hydroxysteroid dehydrogenase/Delta 5-->4-isomerase type 1; this encodes MKWVSSMARNRGDVVLVTGACGFLGQHVLKQLQQDVTVSEIRGLDKVPLEDYSIIGCSEIEGSAKIQFFINDLLNIEDCRGPFRNADVVIHCAGLVSYDFPPNYEELQKNNVDVTENVVKLCIDQNVQRLIYCSTTEVTLRSYIKGGIVAMVIYEKESKLRTPDDESRLMMGAYAVSKLRAEKIVLEANGELLSNETDKLKTVSIRPTLLYGEGDTKFISRILKYGKLCGNSLPRLAGKGGKQQMTYVGNAAWGLVCAKNTLRERPQSIAGLPITITDDDEVNDITRFCERITKDSDCYIKRSSWCIPLPVSYLLALVVELTVSVSNKFIGGLVYPISPTSLIAYVGSVFLYDRSRASIHLDYTPIYSPDDSINLSKKYYQRCLTH